Proteins encoded by one window of Sphingosinicella sp. BN140058:
- a CDS encoding GNAT family N-acetyltransferase: MTDLPIRFAELDDADDPRFAAMFALYEDSIPKRERKSRDAVRAMATSKVHRIVVACRGDAVIGFFLLYVGDAIALLEYLATAPALRGRGLGARLYEQARRAAGHRPLIVEVESDREACADAPLRARRIGFYRRLGSRRIEDLDFILPLPGAGEPPLLDLLVDGAGPDVDGQIETWLREIYRGVYGCAPDDPRLLHMIRTRTRPTRLG, encoded by the coding sequence ATGACCGACCTGCCGATCCGCTTCGCAGAACTGGACGATGCCGACGATCCCCGCTTCGCTGCGATGTTCGCGCTGTACGAGGACAGCATTCCGAAGCGGGAGCGCAAGAGCCGGGACGCGGTGCGTGCGATGGCGACGTCCAAGGTTCACCGCATCGTCGTCGCCTGTCGGGGCGACGCCGTCATCGGCTTCTTCCTGCTCTATGTCGGCGATGCGATCGCCTTGCTCGAATATCTCGCGACCGCACCGGCCTTGCGGGGCCGGGGGTTGGGCGCCCGGCTCTACGAACAGGCGCGTCGCGCGGCCGGGCACCGCCCGCTGATCGTGGAAGTCGAGTCGGACCGCGAGGCTTGCGCGGACGCGCCGCTGCGGGCCCGGCGGATCGGTTTCTATCGGCGGCTGGGGAGCCGCCGGATCGAGGATCTCGACTTCATCCTGCCGCTGCCCGGTGCCGGCGAACCGCCGCTGCTCGACCTGCTCGTCGACGGCGCGGGACCCGACGTCGACGGGCAGATCGAGACATGGCTGCGCGAAATCTATCGCGGCGTCTATGGCTGCGCGCCCGATGATCCGCGGCTGTTGCACATGATCCGCACGCGGACCCGGCCGACACGCCTCGGATAG
- a CDS encoding TonB-dependent receptor: MRLKTCALCSTSLVILTLSTAPAFAQGQAAPPDPAVQAQESPADADAGAVQTDGAVETAGQSEEQGIVVTGLRRSLQSAQNLKRNSEQQIDAIVAEDIGKLPDIAVSDTAARIPGIQVERAGGEASRVLVRGLDRTYYTTTYNGREIFTAETRSVALQDFPSGAIAAVEAFKTSSANLVEPGIAGLINVRSRRPFDFKGLEVAGSVWGVYPNQSRDFSPNANLLISNRWDTGMGEIGALLNVSYTQLHYRDSIRRHGFFIADLAGGRAPDWPEIRYNEANRWRPSVNGALQWRPSPGLEFYVEGLWQGFREEAEDRMWAQPLWGGTHTNVVFRDGSNAVESGTVVNPGAPGETWGFQGGTYRKTDTYQFAIGGSYDAGALRISGDLARTDSTFNLETESVDYEINTNAYSVDYVIGAPGGPGPTLRVNGIDPSNAAIYNYRGFYEDYLTAKGKDWQARLDFEYEPGLDFLPKVEWGVRYVDRNASSRRGDRYWNFTARACCGNHAPIPLSAVPLDYRLFQSGFRGDDDRPFPKTWLAPTYDSIRKNLVELRQFNITQGTASRSNTTDDPDPDPTRGFDINEKSYAAYAQLGFRFDAGFPIDGNVGLRAVKTKERIEGVVSAPGVAPTPITFENDYTDWLPNISLRAQFTPELQLRLAATQTRTRPTFEQLNPALNLGSPITCSPGASDCVRRGTGGNPFLKPLTSNNYDASLEYYFANAGFASVAVFRRDMRGFIANTTFEYPDPDPATGQPLLITGPVNTRKARIDGFEAQVSTFFDFDFLPQWAHGFGAQANATYVDAKADFTLFENAPSTATPTNQVTRRLRIPDVSKWTYNLVGMYEGGGFSARLSYNLRSRYPEGDLGQRDNNSPNPYTLQGNVRPISRLDWSSSYAFNDNLTVFLDWTNILKNPFKSDIVRINYQAGAVTGDPEVFPLVYRFEESVVSGGVRFRF, translated from the coding sequence ATGCGCCTGAAGACATGCGCCCTTTGCTCGACGTCGCTCGTCATCCTGACTTTGTCCACAGCGCCCGCCTTCGCACAGGGGCAGGCGGCTCCGCCGGATCCCGCGGTGCAGGCGCAGGAGAGCCCTGCGGACGCGGACGCCGGCGCCGTCCAGACCGACGGCGCCGTCGAGACGGCGGGCCAGAGCGAGGAGCAAGGCATCGTCGTCACCGGCCTGCGCCGAAGCCTGCAATCCGCGCAGAACCTCAAGCGCAATTCCGAGCAGCAGATCGATGCGATCGTCGCCGAAGACATCGGCAAGCTGCCGGACATCGCCGTATCGGATACGGCCGCGCGCATCCCGGGCATCCAGGTCGAGCGCGCGGGCGGCGAAGCCAGCCGCGTGCTCGTCCGCGGTCTCGACCGGACCTATTACACGACGACCTATAATGGCCGCGAGATCTTCACCGCCGAGACCCGGTCGGTGGCGCTCCAGGATTTCCCGTCGGGCGCGATCGCGGCGGTGGAGGCGTTCAAGACGTCGTCCGCCAATCTGGTCGAGCCGGGAATTGCCGGCCTGATCAACGTGCGATCGCGGCGCCCGTTCGATTTCAAGGGGCTGGAGGTGGCTGGGTCCGTCTGGGGCGTCTATCCCAACCAATCCCGTGACTTCAGCCCTAATGCCAATTTGCTGATTTCCAATCGGTGGGACACGGGCATGGGCGAGATCGGCGCGCTGCTCAACGTCTCATACACGCAGCTTCATTATCGCGATTCGATCCGGCGCCACGGTTTCTTCATCGCCGACCTCGCCGGCGGCCGCGCCCCCGACTGGCCGGAAATCCGCTACAACGAAGCGAATCGCTGGCGGCCCTCGGTCAATGGCGCGCTGCAATGGCGCCCGTCCCCCGGCCTAGAATTCTACGTCGAGGGCCTGTGGCAAGGATTCCGGGAGGAAGCCGAAGACCGGATGTGGGCGCAGCCGCTCTGGGGCGGCACCCACACCAATGTCGTCTTCCGGGACGGCAGCAACGCGGTCGAGAGCGGCACCGTCGTAAATCCCGGCGCGCCGGGAGAGACCTGGGGCTTCCAGGGCGGAACCTATCGCAAGACCGACACTTATCAGTTCGCCATCGGCGGCAGCTACGACGCCGGCGCGCTCCGCATCAGCGGCGATCTCGCCCGCACGGACAGCACGTTCAATCTAGAGACCGAGAGCGTCGATTACGAAATCAACACCAATGCCTATTCGGTCGATTACGTGATCGGCGCGCCGGGCGGCCCCGGACCCACCTTGCGCGTGAACGGCATCGATCCGTCGAACGCGGCGATCTACAATTATCGAGGCTTCTACGAGGACTATCTGACCGCCAAGGGCAAGGACTGGCAGGCGAGGCTCGATTTCGAATACGAGCCGGGTCTCGATTTCCTGCCCAAGGTCGAATGGGGCGTCCGCTATGTCGACCGGAATGCCTCGTCACGCCGTGGGGATCGTTACTGGAACTTCACCGCACGTGCGTGCTGCGGCAATCATGCTCCGATCCCGCTCTCGGCGGTGCCGCTCGATTACCGGTTGTTCCAGTCGGGCTTCCGCGGCGACGACGACCGGCCATTCCCGAAAACCTGGCTGGCGCCGACCTATGACAGCATCCGCAAGAACCTCGTCGAATTGCGCCAGTTCAACATCACCCAGGGCACGGCGTCACGGTCCAACACGACGGACGATCCCGATCCGGATCCGACGCGCGGCTTCGACATCAACGAGAAATCCTATGCGGCCTATGCCCAGCTCGGCTTCCGCTTCGATGCCGGTTTCCCGATCGACGGCAATGTCGGTCTGCGCGCGGTCAAGACCAAGGAGCGGATCGAGGGAGTCGTCTCGGCGCCGGGTGTCGCGCCGACCCCGATCACGTTCGAAAACGACTATACCGACTGGCTGCCCAACATCAGCCTGCGGGCGCAGTTCACGCCCGAATTGCAGCTCCGCCTTGCCGCCACCCAGACCCGCACGCGGCCGACCTTCGAGCAGCTCAATCCGGCGCTGAACCTCGGCTCGCCGATCACCTGCTCCCCCGGAGCATCGGATTGCGTGCGACGCGGCACGGGCGGCAACCCGTTCCTGAAGCCGCTCACCTCGAACAATTACGATGCGAGCCTGGAATATTATTTCGCCAATGCCGGGTTCGCCTCCGTGGCGGTGTTCCGGCGCGACATGCGGGGGTTCATCGCCAATACCACGTTCGAATATCCCGATCCCGATCCGGCGACCGGACAGCCGCTGCTGATCACCGGCCCGGTCAATACCCGCAAGGCGCGCATCGACGGCTTCGAAGCGCAGGTCAGCACCTTCTTCGACTTCGATTTCCTGCCGCAATGGGCCCACGGATTCGGCGCGCAGGCGAACGCCACCTATGTCGACGCCAAGGCGGACTTCACCCTGTTCGAGAACGCGCCGAGCACCGCCACGCCGACCAATCAGGTGACTCGGCGCCTGCGCATTCCCGACGTGTCGAAGTGGACCTACAACCTCGTCGGCATGTACGAGGGTGGCGGCTTCTCGGCGCGGCTTTCCTACAATCTGCGCAGCCGCTACCCCGAAGGGGACCTCGGGCAGCGCGACAACAACAGCCCGAACCCGTACACGCTGCAAGGCAATGTGCGGCCGATCTCGAGGCTGGACTGGTCGAGCAGCTATGCCTTCAACGACAATCTGACCGTGTTCCTGGACTGGACCAATATCCTCAAGAATCCGTTCAAATCGGACATCGTCAGGATCAACTACCAGGCCGGCGCGGTCACCGGCGATCCGGAGGTCTTCCCGCTCGTCTACCGGTTCGAGGAATCGGTGGTGTCGGGTGGCGTCCGCTTCCGCTTCTGA
- a CDS encoding M20/M25/M40 family metallo-hydrolase: protein MIRSVFLLVSSLALVPAAAAATDVVKVIKHPAYQKSVAVLDREHDRIVADIVTLTEIPAPPFQEKARGNAYLEMLRAAGLGDVEMDEEGNVLGVWRGTGPAGGPMVAIAAHLDTVFPAGTPIKVRREGTRLSAPGIGDDTRSLAVLLGYVRAMREAGVRTGRDILFVGNVGEEGPGDLRGVRHLFTKGRYKDRIKTFFSMDGTDGKRIVNGGVGSRRYRVTFKGPGGHSYGAFGLVNPMTAMSQTVVDLYRITPPKTPKTTYAASVTGGGTSVNSIPDQVYMEFDMRSVSADALAALEKQFLGIVAASVETENKARSTREGPISADPKLIGDRPAGGTPEDSALVQMARRAVEAHGLEPELTASSTDSNLPMSLAIPAVTIGSGGSGGRAHSLDEWIDVEKGASLKGMLPGLTMLLAAADLR from the coding sequence ATGATCCGATCCGTGTTTCTTCTCGTCAGCAGCCTCGCGCTCGTTCCTGCAGCGGCAGCGGCGACCGACGTCGTCAAGGTGATCAAGCATCCCGCCTACCAGAAATCGGTGGCGGTTCTCGACCGCGAGCATGATCGCATCGTCGCCGACATCGTCACGCTGACCGAGATCCCGGCGCCGCCTTTCCAGGAGAAAGCGCGAGGGAACGCCTATCTCGAAATGCTGCGCGCCGCCGGATTGGGCGACGTAGAGATGGACGAAGAAGGCAATGTGCTGGGCGTCTGGCGCGGCACGGGTCCGGCCGGCGGCCCTATGGTGGCGATCGCTGCCCACCTCGACACCGTCTTCCCGGCCGGCACTCCGATCAAGGTCAGGCGCGAAGGCACGCGGCTCAGCGCCCCGGGCATCGGCGACGACACGCGCAGCCTTGCCGTCCTGCTCGGCTATGTCCGCGCAATGCGGGAAGCGGGGGTGCGCACCGGCCGCGACATCCTGTTCGTCGGCAATGTCGGTGAGGAAGGGCCGGGCGACCTGCGCGGCGTCCGTCACCTGTTCACCAAGGGGCGGTACAAGGATCGGATCAAGACCTTCTTCTCGATGGACGGTACCGACGGCAAGAGGATCGTCAACGGCGGGGTCGGCTCGCGGCGCTACCGCGTCACGTTCAAGGGACCGGGAGGCCACAGCTACGGCGCCTTCGGCCTGGTCAATCCGATGACGGCGATGAGCCAGACGGTGGTCGATCTCTACAGGATCACGCCGCCGAAGACGCCCAAGACGACCTATGCCGCGAGCGTCACCGGCGGCGGCACGTCGGTCAATTCGATCCCGGACCAGGTCTATATGGAGTTCGACATGCGCTCGGTCAGCGCCGATGCGCTCGCCGCGCTCGAGAAGCAGTTCCTCGGCATCGTCGCCGCGTCGGTCGAGACCGAGAACAAGGCACGCTCGACCCGCGAGGGACCGATTTCCGCCGATCCGAAGCTGATCGGCGATCGTCCCGCCGGCGGCACGCCCGAGGACAGCGCGCTCGTCCAGATGGCGCGTCGCGCGGTCGAGGCCCATGGCCTGGAGCCCGAGCTCACGGCCTCCTCGACCGACTCCAATCTGCCGATGAGCCTCGCTATCCCCGCCGTCACGATCGGCTCGGGCGGCAGCGGCGGCCGCGCCCATTCGCTCGACGAATGGATCGACGTCGAGAAGGGCGCCAGCCTCAAGGGGATGCTGCCCGGCCTCACCATGCTGCTTGCGGCTGCCGATCTGCGGTAA
- a CDS encoding M20/M25/M40 family metallo-hydrolase, with protein MRSLTMLALLLGAAPAAAAPLDPAMINRIADQALNHGEVVDTVAYLTDRIGPRLTNSPGMRAAERWTQQRFRDWGLADVRTEGFQFGRGWSIESSSVRMIAPRPLALRAIPITWTPATEGALTAPIIVAPMKREADFEQWRGKLAGKIVLVSYPAPPRDATDPRFSRLSDADIAKLDVYVQPTNDEKSGDGWFKMLSFAKKLDAFLKSEGALAWARMSSRDGGLVHGNGYLHRAEDTPALPGIEIAAEDYRRLARLAKAGEVRLEIDSRVRFDDSDSKGYNILADLPGTDPKAGYVMAGAHLDSWVAGDGAADNAAGSAVVMEAARILSTLKVRPKRTIRFALWSGEEQGLYGSAAYLERHLATRPASPDPAKAALGYDFKLDQYPLTKLPGYDDLAGYFNIDNGSGKLRGIYAENNLAAAPMLREWLAPFASMGAATVVARPTGGTDHQYLSAVGLPAFQFIQDPLDYGTMVHHTNVDTFDHLRAEDLRQAAVILASVLLSAANSDKALPAMPLPTRPKLTDPFSYEDPDQRD; from the coding sequence ATGCGTTCGTTGACGATGCTCGCACTTCTGCTCGGTGCCGCGCCGGCCGCTGCCGCGCCGCTCGATCCGGCGATGATCAACCGCATCGCCGATCAGGCGCTGAATCATGGTGAGGTCGTCGACACCGTCGCCTATCTCACCGATCGCATCGGGCCACGGCTGACCAATTCTCCCGGCATGCGCGCCGCCGAGCGCTGGACTCAGCAGCGTTTCCGCGACTGGGGGCTGGCCGACGTGCGCACGGAAGGCTTCCAGTTCGGCCGCGGCTGGTCGATCGAGTCCTCGAGCGTGCGCATGATCGCGCCGCGGCCGCTCGCCCTGCGCGCCATTCCGATCACCTGGACTCCGGCGACCGAGGGCGCCCTGACCGCGCCTATCATCGTCGCACCGATGAAGCGCGAAGCCGATTTCGAGCAGTGGCGCGGCAAGCTTGCCGGCAAGATCGTGCTGGTCAGCTATCCGGCGCCGCCGCGCGATGCGACCGATCCGCGCTTCTCGCGCCTGTCGGATGCCGACATCGCCAAGCTCGACGTCTATGTTCAGCCGACCAATGACGAGAAATCGGGCGACGGCTGGTTCAAGATGCTGAGCTTCGCCAAGAAGCTCGACGCGTTCCTGAAGAGCGAAGGTGCGCTCGCCTGGGCGCGGATGTCGTCCCGCGACGGCGGCCTCGTCCACGGCAACGGCTATCTGCATCGTGCCGAAGACACGCCGGCGCTGCCGGGGATCGAGATCGCCGCCGAGGATTACCGGCGTCTGGCGCGGCTCGCCAAGGCTGGCGAGGTCCGGCTCGAGATCGACAGCCGCGTCCGCTTCGACGACAGCGACAGCAAGGGCTACAACATCCTCGCCGATCTGCCGGGCACCGATCCGAAGGCCGGCTATGTGATGGCGGGCGCGCATCTCGATTCCTGGGTCGCAGGAGACGGCGCCGCCGACAACGCCGCGGGATCGGCGGTGGTGATGGAAGCGGCGCGGATCCTCTCCACGCTCAAGGTCCGGCCGAAGCGGACGATCCGCTTCGCTCTGTGGTCGGGGGAAGAGCAGGGCCTCTATGGCTCGGCCGCCTATCTCGAGCGGCATCTCGCGACGCGGCCTGCCAGTCCCGACCCCGCCAAGGCGGCGCTCGGCTACGATTTCAAGCTCGATCAATATCCGCTGACCAAGCTGCCCGGCTATGACGATCTCGCCGGCTACTTCAACATCGACAACGGCTCGGGCAAGCTGCGCGGCATCTACGCCGAGAACAATCTCGCCGCTGCGCCGATGCTGCGGGAATGGCTCGCTCCGTTCGCGAGCATGGGCGCGGCCACGGTCGTGGCACGCCCGACGGGCGGCACCGATCATCAATATCTCTCCGCGGTCGGGCTACCCGCCTTCCAGTTCATCCAGGATCCGCTCGATTACGGAACCATGGTTCACCACACCAATGTCGACACCTTCGATCACCTGCGCGCCGAGGATCTGCGGCAGGCCGCTGTGATCCTGGCATCGGTGCTGCTGTCGGCGGCGAACAGCGACAAGGCGCTGCCGGCGATGCCGCTGCCGACCAGGCCGAAACTCACCGATCCCTTCTCCTACGAGGATCCTGACCAGCGCGACTGA
- a CDS encoding glycoside hydrolase family 43 protein yields the protein MRQRAAMVAGAALALLQAGAAEAENPIVPGWYADPEIRIFEGRYWIYPTYSADEAAPDSPSTLSPSQIQQRKAPDIWAPFLKQTFFDVFSSPDLVHWRKHPRALDVERVSWAAYALWAPSAIRHDGRFYLFFGANDIKHESQLGGIGVAVADRPQGPFKDALGRPLIGAIRNGAQPIDQMVFRDDDGSHYLYYGGWKHCNVVKLAPDLLSIVPFPDGTLYKEITPSPDYVEGSFMLKRRGLYYLMWSEGEWTGPHYSVAYAIGRSPVGPFKRMGKILQQDESIARGAGHHSVVNIAGTDDWVIAYHRRPLATDNGNHRELALETLTFNADGSIRPIVMTRAGVAPHPISATTKPRP from the coding sequence ATGCGACAGAGGGCAGCAATGGTGGCCGGGGCGGCACTCGCGCTTCTTCAAGCCGGGGCTGCGGAAGCCGAGAACCCGATCGTGCCCGGCTGGTATGCCGATCCGGAAATCCGCATCTTCGAAGGCCGCTACTGGATCTACCCGACCTATTCGGCCGACGAAGCGGCGCCGGATTCGCCCTCGACGCTGTCGCCGAGTCAGATCCAGCAGCGCAAGGCTCCGGACATATGGGCGCCATTCCTGAAGCAGACGTTCTTCGACGTCTTTTCCTCGCCCGATCTCGTCCACTGGCGGAAACATCCGCGCGCGCTCGACGTCGAACGCGTCTCGTGGGCGGCCTATGCCTTGTGGGCGCCCTCCGCGATCCGTCACGATGGCCGATTTTATCTCTTTTTCGGCGCGAACGACATCAAGCATGAAAGCCAGCTCGGCGGCATCGGAGTCGCCGTTGCCGACAGGCCTCAAGGGCCGTTCAAGGATGCGCTGGGACGGCCGCTGATCGGCGCGATCCGGAACGGCGCCCAGCCGATCGACCAGATGGTGTTCCGTGACGACGACGGCAGCCATTATCTCTATTATGGCGGCTGGAAGCATTGCAACGTCGTCAAGCTCGCGCCCGATCTCCTGAGCATCGTGCCGTTTCCCGACGGCACGCTCTACAAGGAGATCACGCCGAGCCCGGATTATGTCGAGGGCTCGTTCATGCTGAAGCGCCGCGGCCTCTATTATCTGATGTGGTCGGAGGGCGAATGGACCGGCCCCCATTATTCGGTGGCCTACGCGATCGGCCGCTCGCCGGTCGGGCCGTTCAAGCGAATGGGCAAGATCCTTCAGCAGGACGAGAGCATCGCCCGCGGCGCCGGTCACCACAGCGTCGTCAACATTGCCGGCACCGACGATTGGGTGATCGCCTATCATCGCCGGCCGCTCGCCACCGACAACGGCAATCACCGCGAGCTTGCGCTGGAGACGCTGACGTTCAACGCCGACGGGAGCATTCGCCCGATCGTGATGACCAGAGCTGGAGTCGCGCCGCACCCGATCTCGGCGACCACGAAGCCAAGGCCGTAA
- a CDS encoding GAF domain-containing protein → MVAGTTADFLEGGGDMGRRIRAFDWAAHPLGEPDTWPQALRTVVRLMLTTRHPVEIMWGPELYCLYNDAFAEALGPEKHPALLGGAARDHWAEVWPIVGEAVEDAAHGRRATFRENQKVPIQRSGRLEDVCWTYSYSPIDHDGQVGGVLVLCTETTDQVLHERQREAEHARQRRLFEQAPGFIIIMRGPDHVVEFVNDAHRRVFGSDDWVGRPIRGAFPSIEGQGYFEILDRVYETGETYEANGDRVSFRRAPGAPVETRALTFIYAALHEEDGTIGGVFCEGFDVTQGRHSELRHAALSELADRFRDIEEPDALAYAAAEILGRTLQVSRAGYGTIDAAAETIRIERDWNAPAIASIAGLLHFREYGSYIEDLKAGETVIVSDADHDPRTAATASSLKAISAQAFVNMPVTEQGGIVALLFLNHAAPRHWSADELALMREFAERTRIAVERRRAEVELRANTERLAFLDVLGRETARATDADAIMAITTRLLGEHLGVSNCAYADMDEDEDGFTIRGDWSAPGSPSIVGHYSLADFGKLAVLNLGAGEPLIVNDNLAELATHEAATFQAIGIAATICMPLVKDGKLTALMAIHDRVPRDWSTRELALLREVTERSWAHIERVRTEAELRALNDTLEQRVRERSAQLLEAEDALRQSHKMEAVGQLTGGLAHDFNNLLTGIGGSLEMMRMRIGQGRIADVERYSAAAQGAVQRAAALTHRLLAFSRRQTLDPRATDVNRLVGEMEELIQRTVGPEIQVEVSGVAGLWSTLVDPNQLENALLNLCINARDAMPDGGRLTIATTNRRLDDGAAREQDLPPGDYVALHVTDTGTGMSPEVIAKAFDPFFTTKPLGEGTGLGLSMIYGFARQSGGQVRIASEVGLGTTMSLYLPRHDGQASPDSDDSAAAEPGLAGDGKVVLVIDDESTVRMLVGEVLADAGFSAIEASDGPSGLKILQSNVRIDLLITDVGLPGGLNGRQVADAARAARPGLKILFITGYAENAVIGNGQLDPGMSIVTKPFQMDVLARKIREAIDQPA, encoded by the coding sequence ATGGTGGCAGGCACGACGGCCGATTTCCTGGAGGGCGGCGGCGACATGGGCCGCCGCATCCGCGCCTTCGACTGGGCGGCGCACCCGCTGGGGGAGCCCGATACATGGCCGCAGGCGTTGCGGACGGTCGTCCGGCTGATGCTGACCACCCGCCATCCGGTGGAAATCATGTGGGGCCCGGAGCTTTATTGCCTCTACAACGACGCATTCGCGGAGGCGCTCGGCCCCGAAAAGCATCCGGCGTTGCTGGGCGGCGCGGCACGAGACCATTGGGCCGAGGTGTGGCCGATCGTCGGCGAGGCCGTGGAGGATGCGGCGCACGGCCGTCGCGCCACGTTCCGCGAAAATCAGAAGGTGCCGATCCAGCGCAGCGGACGCCTGGAAGACGTCTGTTGGACGTACAGCTACAGCCCGATCGATCATGACGGGCAGGTCGGCGGCGTGCTCGTCCTGTGCACGGAAACCACGGACCAGGTCTTGCACGAGCGGCAACGCGAGGCGGAACATGCGCGGCAACGCCGTCTGTTCGAGCAGGCGCCCGGCTTTATCATCATCATGCGCGGGCCAGATCACGTCGTCGAATTCGTCAATGATGCGCATCGCCGCGTGTTCGGCAGCGACGACTGGGTCGGCCGCCCGATCCGAGGCGCCTTTCCCAGCATAGAAGGGCAGGGCTATTTCGAGATCCTCGACCGAGTGTACGAAACGGGCGAGACCTACGAGGCCAACGGCGACCGCGTCAGCTTCCGCCGCGCCCCCGGCGCGCCGGTCGAGACGCGCGCGCTGACCTTCATCTACGCCGCGCTGCACGAGGAAGACGGCACGATCGGCGGAGTCTTTTGCGAAGGCTTCGACGTGACGCAGGGCCGCCATTCCGAGCTGCGTCACGCGGCGCTGTCGGAACTCGCCGACCGCTTCCGCGACATCGAAGAGCCGGATGCGCTTGCCTATGCGGCGGCCGAGATCCTCGGCCGGACGCTGCAGGTGAGCCGCGCCGGCTATGGCACGATCGACGCGGCCGCGGAAACGATCAGGATCGAGCGGGACTGGAATGCGCCGGCCATCGCAAGCATTGCCGGGCTGCTCCACTTCCGCGAGTACGGCTCTTACATCGAGGATCTGAAGGCGGGTGAGACGGTGATCGTCTCCGACGCCGATCACGATCCCCGCACCGCCGCGACCGCATCCTCTCTGAAGGCGATCAGCGCCCAGGCCTTCGTCAACATGCCCGTCACCGAGCAGGGCGGGATCGTCGCCTTGCTGTTCCTCAATCATGCGGCGCCGCGGCACTGGAGCGCCGACGAGCTTGCATTGATGCGGGAATTCGCGGAGCGCACCCGTATCGCCGTCGAGCGGCGCCGCGCCGAGGTCGAACTCCGCGCCAATACCGAGCGGCTCGCCTTTCTGGATGTGCTCGGCCGCGAAACCGCGCGCGCGACCGACGCTGATGCGATCATGGCGATCACCACGCGTCTGCTCGGCGAGCATCTCGGTGTCTCCAATTGCGCTTATGCCGACATGGACGAGGACGAGGACGGTTTCACCATCCGTGGCGATTGGAGTGCGCCGGGCTCGCCGAGCATCGTCGGCCATTACAGCCTTGCCGATTTCGGCAAGCTCGCGGTTCTCAATCTCGGCGCCGGCGAGCCGCTGATCGTCAACGATAATCTTGCGGAACTCGCGACGCACGAAGCCGCGACCTTTCAGGCGATCGGGATCGCCGCGACGATCTGCATGCCGCTGGTCAAGGACGGCAAGCTGACCGCCCTGATGGCGATCCACGATCGCGTGCCGCGTGACTGGAGCACGCGTGAGCTCGCTTTGCTGCGCGAGGTCACGGAACGTTCCTGGGCGCATATCGAACGGGTGCGGACCGAGGCCGAATTGCGCGCGCTCAACGATACGCTGGAACAGCGGGTGCGGGAGCGCAGCGCGCAGCTTCTCGAAGCCGAGGATGCGCTGCGGCAGTCGCACAAAATGGAAGCGGTCGGGCAGTTGACCGGCGGCCTCGCCCACGACTTCAACAATCTGCTGACCGGCATCGGCGGCAGCCTCGAAATGATGCGGATGCGCATCGGCCAGGGGCGGATCGCCGACGTCGAGCGCTATTCCGCGGCGGCGCAGGGTGCGGTGCAGCGCGCCGCGGCGTTGACCCACCGCCTGCTTGCCTTCTCACGCCGGCAAACGCTCGATCCGCGTGCCACCGACGTCAACCGGCTGGTCGGCGAGATGGAAGAGTTGATCCAGCGTACGGTGGGGCCGGAGATCCAGGTGGAGGTTTCGGGCGTCGCCGGCCTGTGGTCGACCTTGGTCGATCCCAATCAGCTCGAAAACGCCTTGCTCAACCTCTGCATCAACGCGCGCGATGCCATGCCCGATGGTGGCCGGCTGACCATCGCCACCACCAACCGCCGGCTCGACGACGGCGCCGCCCGCGAACAGGATCTTCCACCCGGCGATTACGTGGCGCTTCATGTCACCGACACGGGCACCGGCATGTCGCCTGAGGTGATCGCCAAGGCGTTCGATCCCTTCTTCACCACGAAGCCGCTCGGCGAAGGAACGGGGCTAGGCCTGTCGATGATCTACGGCTTCGCCCGGCAATCCGGCGGGCAGGTGCGGATCGCCTCCGAAGTCGGGCTGGGCACGACGATGTCGCTCTATCTTCCCCGCCACGATGGGCAGGCGTCGCCGGACAGCGACGACAGCGCCGCCGCCGAGCCGGGTCTTGCCGGCGACGGCAAGGTCGTGCTGGTCATCGACGACGAGTCCACGGTGCGCATGCTGGTCGGCGAAGTGCTTGCCGATGCCGGCTTCTCGGCGATCGAGGCGTCGGACGGACCCTCCGGCCTCAAGATCCTGCAGTCCAATGTCCGCATCGACCTGCTGATCACCGATGTCGGGCTGCCCGGCGGCCTCAACGGCCGTCAGGTCGCCGACGCCGCCCGTGCCGCGCGTCCCGGGCTCAAGATCCTGTTCATTACCGGCTATGCGGAAAATGCGGTGATCGGCAACGGCCAGCTCGATCCCGGCATGTCGATCGTCACCAAGCCGTTTCAGATGGATGTTCTGGCCCGCAAGATCCGCGAGGCGATCGATCAACCGGCTTGA